In Methylocystis echinoides, one genomic interval encodes:
- a CDS encoding AAA family ATPase gives MNAPPAYFEAIFKIAQLSPGLRADAIAEASIGFAFDQQRIERDVDEFLRTQEKIKDRAGGNGKASGAFDPRNPFYDPDHRSDLTLAAWRKRELPPRDFLLGELLSTASRMLIIGETGVGKTLLALDMAAAIASGREFLGWEGRRKARVMYLDGELSQETFQERLNIVADRYGEDIALFAYSREYLTTNNPEEMPAFNTPQGQEWLLREIEKVKPDLIVFDAIMSLMIGNMSEEESWSPMKELIREITRRRVAQIWLHHTGHDANRGYGTKTREWEMDTVAILTKIETDADPSEVLAALKMEFTKARLRNGTNYQQFATKVIHDTADGFVYRDETTSYQTERPKNENETIRREFMRAYDRLAAKVEATDGNGAWVNKVEVNAIREELRRNGYLETDEKKGQVTSTARSKLHRAKMELLNNKALEEKDGWVWRPLDPMDPACPM, from the coding sequence ATGAACGCCCCCCCGGCCTACTTCGAAGCGATCTTCAAGATTGCGCAATTGTCACCCGGTTTACGCGCCGATGCTATCGCGGAAGCTTCGATTGGATTCGCTTTCGACCAGCAAAGAATCGAACGCGACGTAGACGAGTTTCTGCGCACGCAAGAAAAGATCAAAGACCGCGCTGGCGGCAACGGCAAAGCGAGTGGCGCGTTTGATCCACGTAACCCATTCTATGATCCCGACCATCGCAGCGATCTAACCCTTGCCGCATGGAGAAAGCGGGAGTTGCCGCCAAGAGATTTCTTGCTCGGCGAACTACTTTCCACAGCGTCGCGTATGCTGATTATCGGCGAAACGGGCGTCGGCAAAACGCTCTTAGCGCTCGATATGGCGGCGGCGATTGCTTCCGGGCGAGAGTTCCTTGGTTGGGAGGGACGGCGGAAGGCGCGCGTCATGTATCTCGACGGGGAGTTATCGCAAGAGACATTCCAAGAACGATTGAACATCGTCGCCGACCGCTACGGCGAGGATATCGCGCTATTCGCTTATAGTCGTGAATATCTGACGACAAACAACCCGGAAGAAATGCCCGCGTTCAATACGCCACAAGGACAGGAATGGTTGCTGCGCGAGATTGAGAAAGTAAAGCCGGACTTGATCGTTTTCGACGCCATCATGTCGCTAATGATCGGCAATATGTCGGAAGAGGAAAGTTGGAGTCCGATGAAGGAGTTGATTCGCGAAATAACGCGGCGGCGCGTTGCGCAAATCTGGCTGCATCATACCGGACACGACGCGAATAGAGGATATGGGACGAAGACCCGTGAATGGGAAATGGACACCGTTGCGATATTGACCAAGATCGAAACCGACGCCGATCCTTCCGAAGTTTTGGCGGCGTTGAAGATGGAATTCACAAAGGCGCGTTTGCGCAATGGGACCAATTATCAGCAATTCGCTACGAAGGTTATTCACGATACGGCGGATGGCTTCGTCTATAGAGACGAAACGACAAGTTATCAAACAGAACGGCCAAAGAATGAGAATGAAACGATACGGCGGGAATTCATGCGCGCCTATGATCGACTCGCGGCGAAGGTGGAAGCGACGGATGGAAACGGCGCATGGGTGAATAAAGTTGAAGTGAACGCCATACGCGAAGAGTTGCGGCGCAATGGTTATTTGGAAACCGATGAAAAGAAAGGTCAAGTGACCAGCACCGCCCGGAGCAAGCTTCATAGGGCGAAAATGGAACTTCTGAATAACAAGGCGCTGGAAGAGAAGGACGGGTGGGTGTGGCGGCCTTTGGACCCGATGGACCCGGCGTGTCCGATGTAA